From Mytilus edulis chromosome 8, xbMytEdul2.2, whole genome shotgun sequence, one genomic window encodes:
- the LOC139483938 gene encoding uncharacterized protein: MSDNALTFKAASNEISRLCNSRKVKENIQNYGIEWKFIPNRAPWFGGMWERMIGLTKTSLKKVLGRAHVNDETLRTVLTEIEAILNDRPVTYISTDIRDPEPLTPSHLIHGRRITTLPYVSSNSTIDNLNVCELTHTNLNYKAIRQRQLIDNFWTRWKGEYLTSLREYHQRAGVDVRKIKEGDVVQIHDESKRVHFKLGVVQDTIKGKDGLVRVAMVRTN; this comes from the coding sequence ATGTCAGACAATGCGTTAACATTTAAAGCTGCTTCAAACGAAATTTCACGACTTTGCAATTCTAGaaaagttaaagaaaatattcagaaTTATGGCATTGAATGGAAATTCATCCCAAATAGAGCTCCATGGTTCGGGGGCATGTGGGAAAGAATGATTGGCTTAACAAAAACATCACTTAAGAAAGTATTAGGACGTGCACATGTCAACGATGAGACTCTAAGGACTGTTTTAACAGAGATCGAAGCCATACTCAACGATCGACCAGTGACGTATATTTCAACAGATATCAGAGATCCGGAGCCGCTTACACCATCCCATCTTATACATGGACGAAGAATAACAACTTTACCGTATGTATCGTCAAATAGTACTATTGACAATCTAAATGTTTGTGAATTAACGCACACAAACTTGAACTATAAAGCGATACGACAGAGACAACTGATTGATAACTTCTGGACAAGATGGAAAGGAGAATACCTTACTTCATTGCGAGAATATCACCAAAGAGCTGGAGTCGACGTTCGGAAGATTAAAGAAGGCGATGTCGTTCAGATACACGACGAATCGAAGCGCGTGCATTTTAAACTTGGAGTTGTGCAGGACACTATTAAAGGCAAGGACGGTTTAGTTCGCGTTGCTATGGTGCGTACCAATTAA